A single window of Dermochelys coriacea isolate rDerCor1 chromosome 2, rDerCor1.pri.v4, whole genome shotgun sequence DNA harbors:
- the LOC119850627 gene encoding gamma-glutamyl hydrolase-like, producing the protein MWYCKIQTVFRQKEDSEIWSPILAYSEDSPASKPESLARLTLSEEEYDEIFQSINGVLFPGGGVSLKTSEYSRFARIFYKKALKTNDKGDDFSVWGTCLGHQELTYLTSGKNLLVKPKTENISLPLNFTTAAKDSRMFQNFPDDLLQKLATEPLTAHFHKWSISMKQNFRKNEKLTNFYKVLTTNTDGKIEFASTMEAYKSHIYGVQWHPEKSPFEWKNISDIPHSPSAVKVTYYIVDFLVNEAWKSLHHFQVRMKKPKH; encoded by the exons ATGTGGTATTGCAAAATACAGACTGTCTTT CGTCAAAAAGAGGATTCTGAAATTTGGTCACCCATTTTGGCATACTCAGAGGACTCTccagccagcaagccagaatctttagccag ACTAACTCTTTCAGAAGAAGAGTATGATGAAATTTTCCAGTCTATTAATGG GGTACTTTTCCCAGGAGGTGGTGTTAGTCTTAAGACTTCAGAATATTCTAGGTTTGCTAGGATATTTTACAAGAAGGCACTAAAG ACTAATGATAAAGGAGATGATTTTTCTGTCTGGGGAACATGTCTGGGACATCAAGAGCTTACATATCTCACCAGTGGGAAGAACTTACTGGTTAAACCGAAAACTGAGAATATTTCACTTCCATTGAACTTTACCACAG CTGCAAAAGACAGCAGGATGTTCCAGAATTTTCCAGATGACTTGTTGCAAAAACTTGCCACTGAGCCTTTGACTGCACACTTTCACAAGTGGAGTATCTCCATGAAG CAGAATTTCAGAAAGAATGAGAAACTAACCAACTTCTATAAGGTTCTGACAACTAACACAGATGGAAAGATAGAGTTTGCATCCACAATGGAAG CATATAAATCCCATATTTATGGTGTCCAGTGGCATCCAGAAAAAAGTCCTTTTGAATGGAAGAACATCTCAGACATACCACATTCCCCATCAGCTGTGAAAGTAACATATTACATAGTAGACTTCTTAGTTAATGAAG CCTGGAAGAGCCTGCACCATTTCCAAGTAAGAATGAAGAAACCGAAgcattga